TAAGTAAGCAGTGAAGCAACGGGAGAAAAGCGAGCCCACATAATTCTGCTCGATAAAGCCTCGGGGTCCAAGCCGCGCACCTCGCATATGCACGCTCTGCGAgagccctcctcgcctttcgTCTAACCAAGTGTCTCTGTCAGTGTTGCTTCCGCCCCAGCACGTTCGAGACTCCGAGGGGCTCGCATGGGTTGTACCTGCGCGGCGTCAGGAGCCGGTTTCCTCCTGCGAGCTTTTAATTTTCGCAACTacgcgcagcagcccgcggcgcgaggggggcCAGATTAGGCGCCTCCACGTGGATCTGTCGGAAGGAGCGAGCGGCATCTCTGAGACGGGATCAGTTATCAGCTTTTCCTGGGGAGGATATCGTACGAGTTGGACCACTGATGTAGATtttgaaggtctttgttaCCGGAAATGGAGGCGTGCTGCAGAGTCTGTCCGTGCTGGTGTGTCTGCGATCGTGTGTAGGAACTGCCTGAACTTTGCGGATCAGCTGTGCATCTTGCTCGGCGTGGGGTGTCTGCCCccgtggctgctgcgcctgcagcagcaagccTCGAGTTTCCAGCAGAGCGTGCAgcacgccgcgcggaagaTCCAACAAATCGACGAGACAACCGGCCTCTCAGCcgtggcctccgcggccgcgacggccgccgcagctgcggcccgcgccttcggcgggTTCCTCCGACCTGCGCCGGCTGAAAACCAGGTAGGTCAAttctcgccgcgtctgcagcgcggcactgatccgcgggcggcgaccttagagggagaagaaagctgcgcgcgagagaggcattCGTCTGAGTCGAGGGCTGAAGacgcgagacgaagcgccAGGAGaccagagggcgagggcgcgagagaagaagagggcctGGGACGTGCGATGCGAGGGAGGGCGATGCCCCGGCGGGCTCTCAGACCTCTGAcgacggcgctgcgagacgcggccgcgggcggcggagagaggtgGGAGCTTGCAGCGGGGGGAAGTGAgaccgcggaagacgagattgcaacgccgagggcggaggaggcagcgtgGGAGAGGAAACTCTGCGTGTTTGACCTCGAGGAGCAGGGAGTCGGGGCGAGCGACTGCGAGGCGAACCCAGAGAgcgtgccgccgcgcgcggccggcagCAAGCGCCTCAGGAACACCCGAATGAAGGAGGCGGGGGCGAAAGACCCCAGCCAGAgggacgagagagacacgtTCTCCGCGTCTGTTGCCTGGCGCGGCCTCACCTATGCGTGCTGCGGGTGTGGGGGCGCCAGGAGCCCAAGCAGtagcggcgagagcgaggccgcagatGACTGgacgagcgacgaggagtcAGTCTCCTCAGGGCCTGCACCCGTGGGGGCGGGTGTGGAGTGGGCCCCTGAAGGAGGAgaccggcgcgaggccgttGGCTACGTCTGTGGCgtggagacggaggagactTTCGGCGCGTGGCTGGAAGACGCGCTGTGGTCTTGGGATGTTCCCTCTGacggctgcgcgcccgctACCTTGAGGGGAGAAGATAGCTTCCTCGTGACGGCGCGGAGACTTCCAGGGATGTAAGGAATCGACCCGCCATCTtggcgagcgagacgaaaggaggagaggcgctcAGCTCTCTCCACTCGCGTCGCTCCAGCTGGCAAGGCTCCTCGCCCCAGTGCGTGAGAGATCGTACGATGCGGACTTCCAATcaaggcagagagaagcgagagagaggactcTCCCCGAGGTGAAAACTCTCTCAAGAAATCGACAGGCATACCGAACGCGTGGCGTGATAAACTTCGACGGGGCAAGCGAAGACCGCGGCCACGGACGCCAAAACGGCGGGGGAAGCTCGCCTTGGAGCCTGCCATCGCCGCTGGGGTACGAATGTCGCTTCGCTCTTCCGGGGCGTCGTGGTTGCGTTCCGCAGCCTTTCCTCCGCTCAAGTGCAAGACGACGATGGCGACAACAGCCCCCGAAGAAAATGGAAACGAGCTGGCAAtcgaggaggaaaagaaggGAAGAAGTTGTCAGGAACTCCGCGGAATTCCGCGCAGAGTCCACACGGGAGACGCGACGGTGGACGAGCGGCTCGGAAAAGAGagccagaggaggaggagggatGCTGTCTCTGTTCTCGGCGCCCGTTGGAATCCAGGGAGAGGCCAAGCGCTCAGCGGCGTCGACTCCAAAGGGCACTCtgaagacgagagaagcgCGACAGAGTGAGACACCTTCACAGTGTCAATCACCGTCACCGCATCGTGGCAGGGCGCCAAGCGACCGGAGAGAGAAAATGTGAATCGCGAGGAGGATAGAGGAGAGACGGCGTGTCGTTCCGGGGAGGAAGAGAATCTCACTCTTGACGCTCTTTTCCGTAACAGTCGGAGAGTTGCCAAAGCTTCACAATGTGCGTCGTTCCTTACGTGGCTCAGAGTCTTCCTGTGAAAGCCACGAGACCTACACTCCGgacgggcggcgggcgcgagaaagaaggaaagtCTCGTCTCGCAGGAGTCCGTAGTCGTTTCCTCAGGCGTAGTGAGGCTCACTAGACGCTGCGCGGAGCGCGGGACGAaaaggaaaagaaagaggGAAGGTGTCTTTCTTCCGTCTCGAGATACAAACCAGCCCTGCACTTCCACTATCTCtcccctcgcccccccccctcctcccgtCCTCTCACCCCTCCCCTGCGAAGTGAAAAGGAAAGAAACGCCTCTGAGGGTCGAAAATGGAAGAGGGGACACTCTGCTGTGTTAAAGCTGCATTAGGGGAAGGGTCTGTTCACACTCGTTTTTCCACGATTCCAAGTTGAAGCGTGCACCAAAGAGCCTGCGCACGCCCGCTGAAAGCGGCGGCCTTGTGATgcacgaggagaaggagagcgcgcgttctgaggcgaagctgaagaggcactcgcctctctcgcgacgAAAAAATGAGCATCCTCCCCGCATcgaagcgagcgcggcaggccCGCTGGGTTGGATGTCGCGCGGCACCAGGGGTACCTCTGAAAGATCTGCATGTAGAAAGACGTCGAGGGCGAGTGCCTATGGCTGAAGAGACAAACGGAGATgctggcggctcgcgcagcacTGACGGACTCGCAAACGCGCGAGACAGGCAAGCGCGGCCGGGGACGGACTATATTTTAagcgtgtgcgcgtgtgaGAAGCAGGGACCCGCGCGCCGGTGCCATTATGCGTCTTCGTGTGTTTTTCTCTGTGCTGTGCTACAGGAAAGGCGAGGCGTCACCGCGCGTCTGGACCGCGCCCTAACTTCGGTAAGGtggcctcgcggcgaagcTCCAAATTGACTCTTCCAGTGCAGCTCCCGCCTCCAAAAACCGACTGCAAATTTTGCCGCGTGCACGCTAACGCATGTATCTGCGTACGTATGTGTGAGACACATGGGCAGTTGTAGCTGCAGTCATATGTCAGGATAGAGAGACAGGCTACTTTGGAAgagagctgccgcggcgtaGGGCTTCTAGTCGGTAGAGACGCGACACCCGTGAAAGTCTGCAGGGTGATAGCGCCGAGCCGTGTTCGGGGTGCGCTGGCCTCCGGGGCCACGGATCTTCAAACTCGTGAAGCGCGCGCGTTCATCCCTAAGCCGTTAGCCGATGTTCGCTCCAGTTTGAGACTCCGGcgtgcctgctgcggcgacagTTGGCGCCAACCTGCGTGTGCGACTGTCTCGATTTGTCAGGGCATCAGTTTGCTGTCTGGGGGCTTGGGCGCGTTCGCCGATGGTGTGGCggagggcctcgcgggcctcatggacgacgaggacggcgagcccgtcgcggccgcccctgggctgcctctctctcgctgcgcctccgtttcgcctccgcctccgccgccctcctccgagCCCcttgcttcgcctcctccgccggtggctgctgcctcgtcttttctgcaggccttgtctggcgccgcctcgggggcgccgctgctggcgtctgcctcggtcgcggctcctcctgtctcggcgtccgccggaGGGGATGGGGGCGCTAAAGACGACGTCTTTCTCTCGTACGCGAAGCTAAGTGAGGGGTTTGCGGCGGACGATCGGCGGAGCAAGATGCGGAGTGTGACGGTTGTCGACGggcctgcctctgctgcgccgacTGAGCAGACTGGGGAGGTCTCGG
This portion of the Besnoitia besnoiti strain Bb-Ger1 chromosome VII, whole genome shotgun sequence genome encodes:
- a CDS encoding hypothetical protein (encoded by transcript BESB_077660); protein product: MSILPASKRARQARWVGCRAAPGERRGVTARLDRALTSGISLLSGGLGAFADGVAEGLAGLMDDEDGEPVAAAPGLPLSRCASVSPPPPPPSSEPLASPPPPVAAASSFLQALSGAASGAPLLASASVAAPPVSASAGGDGGAKDDVFLSYAKLSEGFAADDRRSKMRSVTVVDGPASAAPTEQTGEVSVTRSVAAQEPQGGERRRSLSMEGENGASATASTGQAGTDSRAHTAHRETLLPWEAEGAIGGGGRGKEGLDVRYEGAAQLTSQTESWKTEHSVDAMRLTSWRGFVGDEIQQNLR
- a CDS encoding hypothetical protein (encoded by transcript BESB_077650), which codes for MRPGAERSAPPGAFSSDDIYSAAVEKRKQDQRAAAAVVSMAAAAEESPRRQSSASAQSGSLSALASSGEAQAADPADARGSESDVAAGSRTVPENPPPNAVYLHVYDLDPTISRYVNKLMRPLGAGAFHAGVEVYGIEYCYGQTHDRSPGVTVNRPRRHPAHIYRETIYMGDTPLAHEEFMALIEALKDEWPGEKYNILTRNCLNFADQLCILLGVGCLPPWLLRLQQQASSFQQSVQHAARKIQQIDETTGLSAVASAAATAAAAAARAFGGFLRPAPAENQVGQFSPRLQRGTDPRAATLEGEESCARERHSSESRAEDARRSARRPEGEGAREEEGLGRAMRGRAMPRRALRPLTTALRDAAAGGGERWELAAGGSETAEDEIATPRAEEAAWERKLCVFDLEEQGVGASDCEANPESVPPRAAGSKRLRNTRMKEAGAKDPSQRDERDTFSASVAWRGLTYACCGCGGARSPSSSGESEAADDWTSDEESVSSGPAPVGAGVEWAPEGGDRREAVGYVCGVETEETFGAWLEDALWSWDVPSDGCAPATLRGEDSFLVTARRLPGM